A DNA window from Trichosurus vulpecula isolate mTriVul1 chromosome 2, mTriVul1.pri, whole genome shotgun sequence contains the following coding sequences:
- the LOC118836604 gene encoding olfactory receptor 51H1-like yields MFNLNVSHTNHHSFLLTGLPGMPEKNSWMAFPLGLLYALTLLGNGTILSIIKMDSSLHEPMYYFLSILALTDVGLSMSTLPSMLSIFWFNVPEIPFDACITQMFFIHGFGAVESGVLVSMAFDRFVAIRDPLRYASILTSGVIGKIGVAVLTRAICVVIPVPFLIKRLPFCHSNVLSHSYCLHQDAMRLACASTRVNSLYGLIVVICTLGLDALIILCSYVLILKTVLGIASWAERLKAFNTCLSHICAVLLFYVPLIGVTMIHRFGKHLSPIVHTLMANVYLLLPPVLNPIIYSIKTKQIRKRIIQVFFRRKGRA; encoded by the coding sequence ATGTTTAACTTGAATGTGTCTCATACAAATCATCACAGTTTTTTGTTGACGGGTTTACCAGGAATGCCAGAGAAGAACTCCTGGATGGCATTCCCACTGGGACTCCTCTACGCTCTCACTCTTCTTGGCAATGGAACCATCTTATCCATTATCAAGATGGATAGCAGCCTCCATGAGCCCATGTACTATTTCCTCTCCATCTTGGCACTGACTGATGTGGGTCTCTCCATGTCCACCCTGCCTTCTATGCTCAGCATTTTCTGGTTCAATGTTCCTGAAATCCCTTTTGATGCTTGCATCACTCAGATGTTCTTTATACATGGATTTGGAGCAGTGGAATCTGGGGTGTTGGTGTCCATGGCTTTTGACCGCTTTGTAGCCATCCGAGATCCATTGCGTTATGCTTCCATCCTCACCTCTGGGGTCATAGGCAAGATTGGAGTAGCTGTCCTTACCCGTGCCATCTGTGTGGTCATCCCTGTGCCCTTTCTTATTAAGAGACTGCCTTTCTGCCACTCTAATGTCCTCTCACATTCTTACTGCCTCCACCAGGATGCCATGCGACTTGCTTGTGCTAGCACACGTGTCAACAGCCTTTATggcctcattgttgtcatttgtACTCTGGGGTTGGATGCCCTTATTATTCTTTGCTCTTATGTGCTCATCTTGAAGACCGTGCTTGGCATTGCCTCATGGGCTGAGAGGCTCAAGGCCTTCAATACCTGCCTTTCTCATATCTGTGCTGTGCTGCTGTTCTATGTACCCCTCATTGGTGTCACCATGATCCACCGCTTTGGAAAGCATCTGTCACCCATTGTTCACACACTTATGGCCAATGTGTATCTGCTACTCCCACCTGTACTTAACCCCATCATTTATAGTATAAAGACTAAGCAGATCCGTAAGAGGATAATCCAGGTATTCtttagaagaaagggaagggcttAG